A genomic window from Candidatus Saccharibacteria bacterium includes:
- the tsaD gene encoding tRNA (adenosine(37)-N6)-threonylcarbamoyltransferase complex transferase subunit TsaD, producing the protein MKILGIESSCDETAAAVVEDGRRLISNVVNSQIDIHAVYGGVVPEVAARSHLEVVLPVIDKAVVEAGGWDEIDAIAATTMPGLVGSLLIGSLSARMLALVKQKPFYPIHHVEAHVYANFLLDEAPAFPMLALIVSGGHSQIVLFKDHGNYELIGQTADDAVGEAFDKVAKILGLPYPGGPSIAKAAEQGDPHRFTFPKAKMANKYDFSFSGLKTAVLRRVQSEVGVDHTFPSNALSERLDEPKRNDFAASFQQIAIETLVDKVLLAYEEFRPQSVVIAGGVAANQELRRILAERLPIGINYAPMNLCTDNAAMIATLGYYVAQKVPAADPRQVEVLPSISMTKTAWNVD; encoded by the coding sequence ATGAAAATCCTCGGTATCGAATCTAGCTGTGACGAAACAGCGGCTGCCGTAGTCGAAGACGGTCGCCGACTGATTTCCAACGTGGTTAATTCCCAGATAGATATCCATGCCGTCTATGGCGGCGTGGTGCCAGAGGTGGCGGCGCGGTCGCATCTCGAGGTGGTGTTACCGGTGATTGACAAGGCCGTCGTCGAGGCCGGTGGCTGGGATGAAATCGACGCGATTGCTGCTACGACTATGCCGGGTTTGGTCGGTTCGCTCCTCATCGGCTCGCTGTCAGCGCGAATGCTGGCACTGGTCAAACAGAAACCGTTCTATCCAATCCATCACGTTGAGGCGCATGTGTACGCTAACTTTTTGCTGGACGAAGCTCCGGCTTTTCCGATGCTGGCGCTGATTGTGAGCGGCGGCCACAGCCAGATCGTGTTGTTCAAGGATCACGGTAACTACGAATTGATTGGCCAAACGGCCGATGATGCCGTTGGCGAAGCTTTTGACAAGGTGGCCAAGATTCTCGGTCTGCCCTACCCCGGCGGGCCATCGATCGCCAAGGCTGCCGAACAGGGCGATCCGCACCGCTTTACATTTCCGAAGGCTAAAATGGCCAACAAGTACGATTTTTCGTTTTCTGGGCTCAAGACAGCCGTTCTGCGACGCGTTCAGTCCGAAGTGGGCGTCGATCACACTTTCCCATCAAACGCGCTCTCAGAGCGTCTAGACGAGCCTAAGCGCAATGATTTTGCCGCTAGCTTCCAACAAATCGCGATTGAGACCTTGGTTGACAAAGTTCTGCTGGCCTACGAGGAGTTCCGACCGCAATCGGTTGTGATCGCTGGCGGTGTGGCGGCGAATCAGGAGCTACGCCGTATTTTAGCCGAGCGATTGCCAATCGGCATCAACTATGCGCCGATGAATCTCTGCACGGACAACGCCGCCATGATAGCGACGCTCGGATATTATGTGGCCCAGAAAGTGCCAGCCGCTGATCCGCGTCAGGTCGAGGTTTTGCCGTCAATTTCGATGACGAAGACGGCGTGGAATGTTGATTAG
- a CDS encoding NUDIX domain-containing protein has protein sequence MIDERIAAIDASIYRVVAKAVIVRDRKLLLTLEIPDQQLYGLPGGGIDHGESVMMALRRELAEELNLTISEDQISQVPIGVRFSIFQCRDKRLSGMPYLNLYYQVNLGDNQVPVAGEKEFIWADSEVLGNLNIVNTQIDDIPLFRSYMETT, from the coding sequence ATGATTGATGAGAGAATAGCAGCTATAGACGCTAGTATTTATCGAGTTGTGGCCAAGGCTGTCATTGTTCGCGATAGAAAATTGTTGTTGACGTTGGAAATCCCAGATCAACAACTGTATGGCCTGCCGGGTGGTGGTATCGACCATGGCGAGAGCGTCATGATGGCGCTACGACGTGAGCTCGCCGAGGAGTTAAACTTGACGATATCAGAGGACCAAATCTCGCAGGTGCCGATAGGTGTACGATTTAGTATTTTTCAGTGTAGAGATAAACGTTTATCGGGGATGCCTTATTTGAATTTATATTACCAGGTTAACTTGGGCGATAATCAGGTTCCGGTGGCCGGTGAAAAAGAGTTTATATGGGCTGATTCGGAAGTGCTCGGTAATCTCAATATAGTGAATACACAGATTGACGATATTCCACTGTTTCGTTCCTATATGGAGACAACATGA
- a CDS encoding undecaprenyl diphosphate synthase family protein, protein MAHQNLRHLALILDGNRRWGRQRGIMMSVDFYVSSGLLGLDIARTAFRRGIEDLTIWIGSLSNLTDRPALEIKALNKAYQTFFSDEASLEFLEENQIKVDCFGRWRELLAPATVAAIENALRRTENYNSGKRLTVLIGYDGNDERGEALRHIMESNAKPNSETSRDYANLLRQNSWTGHLPDVDLIIRTGCGDDPHNSAGFMSLLVDHSQYAFLDTLWPDFTPEMLDQIIDNFASRERRLGK, encoded by the coding sequence ATGGCACACCAAAATCTACGACATTTGGCGCTCATTCTCGACGGCAATCGTCGCTGGGGACGGCAGCGCGGTATCATGATGAGTGTTGATTTCTATGTCTCGAGCGGACTCCTCGGTCTCGACATAGCACGGACAGCCTTTCGGCGCGGTATCGAGGATCTGACGATCTGGATCGGTAGCTTGTCAAATCTGACCGATCGGCCGGCGCTCGAGATTAAAGCCTTGAACAAAGCTTACCAAACATTTTTCTCTGACGAGGCTAGTCTAGAATTTTTAGAGGAAAATCAGATCAAAGTAGACTGTTTTGGTCGTTGGCGCGAGTTACTAGCACCGGCGACGGTCGCTGCTATCGAAAATGCCTTGCGGCGCACGGAGAATTACAATTCTGGCAAACGCCTGACGGTTCTGATCGGTTATGACGGCAATGACGAGCGCGGCGAAGCTCTGCGGCATATTATGGAGTCAAATGCGAAACCAAATAGCGAAACGAGTCGAGATTACGCCAATTTATTGCGTCAAAACTCATGGACGGGTCATTTGCCTGATGTTGATCTGATCATTCGCACCGGCTGTGGCGACGATCCGCATAATAGTGCTGGTTTTATGTCGCTGCTGGTCGATCATTCACAGTACGCGTTTCTCGATACGTTGTGGCCAGATTTTACACCGGAAATGCTCGATCAGATCATCGACAACTTTGCCAGTCGCGAGCGACGCCTCGGCAAGTAA
- a CDS encoding peptidoglycan bridge formation glycyltransferase FemA/FemB family protein: MGKSTAARQMGSSNARQNQRYIVNWTFAELDSKDWDEFERSHPDSQFLQGVQRLNKRRQMGYQSHIVGIKQGKEIIAGGVLLGRNNEFWMPYGPLIDWDNTELVHYFLKHIIDFSHEKGFVKIEIFPRVLLSIRDNKGTVLDSWDRSDLKQQFSAASFSYQGETVNYQMKAGRWAFVKDLSGIETVDQLRASYRKTLRARLRQTEGEVEMVALTRDELPTLIGLIDDSDERNGVSGRELKYYQLMYDAFGDDIQFMVARKTDDHTPIAGAIFIRHGHEISSYLSGMDRRYRHLNGRAWLQDYMMTKYLGTDVTRVNFFWIEGRFSDNHLLEFKSGFGGVVEEYIGGFEKVLRPAHYHSKKLIQKGKRVAKKLINIPRRLRHRN, encoded by the coding sequence ATGGGAAAAAGCACTGCCGCTCGCCAAATGGGCAGCTCGAACGCTAGGCAAAATCAGAGGTACATCGTGAATTGGACTTTTGCTGAACTAGATAGCAAAGACTGGGACGAGTTTGAACGGTCTCATCCGGATAGTCAGTTCCTGCAGGGCGTTCAGCGCCTAAACAAACGCCGCCAGATGGGATATCAGAGCCATATCGTCGGCATCAAACAAGGTAAAGAAATCATTGCGGGCGGCGTATTGTTGGGTCGTAATAATGAGTTTTGGATGCCATACGGACCCCTGATTGATTGGGACAATACCGAGCTAGTTCACTACTTTTTAAAACATATTATTGACTTTTCACACGAAAAAGGTTTTGTTAAAATCGAGATTTTTCCTCGGGTTTTGCTATCAATTAGAGATAACAAGGGTACGGTACTCGATAGTTGGGACCGGTCTGATCTAAAGCAGCAATTTAGCGCCGCCAGTTTTAGCTATCAGGGCGAAACGGTCAATTACCAGATGAAAGCGGGGCGTTGGGCCTTTGTCAAAGATCTGTCGGGCATCGAAACGGTTGACCAACTGCGCGCTAGCTACCGCAAAACCCTGCGCGCCAGGTTACGCCAGACCGAAGGTGAGGTTGAAATGGTCGCCCTGACACGCGACGAGCTACCAACGCTGATTGGCTTGATTGATGATTCAGATGAACGCAACGGCGTATCGGGTAGGGAATTAAAATATTACCAGCTGATGTACGATGCTTTTGGCGACGACATTCAGTTTATGGTGGCGCGTAAAACCGACGACCACACCCCGATTGCGGGCGCCATTTTCATTAGGCACGGTCACGAAATCTCGTCCTATCTCAGTGGTATGGACCGCCGCTATCGTCACCTCAACGGACGAGCGTGGCTCCAAGATTATATGATGACAAAATACCTGGGTACCGATGTAACGCGTGTGAACTTTTTCTGGATAGAGGGCCGATTTAGCGACAATCACCTGCTAGAGTTCAAGAGCGGCTTTGGCGGTGTGGTCGAGGAATACATTGGTGGTTTTGAAAAAGTATTGCGACCCGCCCATTACCACAGTAAAAAGCTCATCCAAAAAGGCAAAAGGGTCGCAAAAAAACTAATCAACATTCCACGCCGTCTTCGTCATCGAAATTGA